The Lolium rigidum isolate FL_2022 chromosome 1, APGP_CSIRO_Lrig_0.1, whole genome shotgun sequence region GCGACCCGACGACGCACCAACCAAGGGATGACTTATTGGCCGCGCTGCCGCAGCTCATCGCGCTTGCCAACCTTGGCCGACTCGTGGATGACCACACCGCCAGACAGCTGCAATCTTATGCAGTCCAGGCAGCAAAGCTCGATTATTTAAAGTCCCTGCTTCAGTCTGCAGCAACCATTGCGACTAGTCCCAGCAGCTCCGGCAGCATCAGCACCATCACCACTGATCTGCAGTGGATGGGTCTCCTGAGTGCGTCGCAAAGTTCTTCCTTGTCTTCGCCTAGGACCATGGAGGGTACCGATTACCAAGGCTTAGTAACCGGGCAACTACCTGATATCCACATCCCTGGTACTGGTAGCTCATTCTTCCAACAGCCCATTACCAATGGTTCCATCCAGAACTTAGGTTATACTGCAAACAGCGGCGAGGGAGAGAATTCTTTTCCGGCACTCCCTGACTTCTCTATTTCCAACCTAGTTGGTGCTTGCAGCACATCAGGCGGTGACGCCGAGAGCAACAGCTCTCAGCTCCCTATTTGGTCTGACTCATATTTTGATCAATTCATGACCGAGTTGGCATGAGATTCCCAAATTTAGATCCTCCCGTCTAAACTCTTATTTATGTTGTGATTTCCATTGTACTTTCTATAGGTGTTGCTGGATTTGCGTCCTGTAGATTTTCCAAAACGTAGGCAAACCATATGCTCCTATGCATATGCAGCGTATGTCAAATTAAAACACTTGTAATAAATATACATATGTTCCTATATTTCCATCTTGAGTCTTATGCTGCTTATTCTTGATGCATTTTCCAAGTTTAGTTGAGCTGATTCATGGCAGACTGAAGCCCTTCACCAATTCCAATAAAATATTATGTTAATATAATTGCCGTGAGAATGACAGGCCAGTGAAAATATATAACTTGATGTAACATGTTAGGGTTACTGTTATTGTTGAAACGACCAAGCCTTGACTTGTACGTCATCATGATCTAGAGATAGGATTAGCATCTAATCTAGATTACCTCCTAACAACCGAATCCTGCCAACTACCTGTACGCTCGGCATGCTATGGAAGTTTCGCTCAACCCTCTCGGCATACACTTGCGCAGCAGAGGACACGAAAACACTCGCCAAACAAACATGGTTTATGCCAAGTGGGAACAACTGGCGCTCAGCAAATAGTGAGACGGAGACGTCCGTCTAACAGTGTCTGGGCATATGCCGAGTGGTTCAACAACGGGACGGAGAAACCAGTTGCTGACATGCGGGGCTTGTTTGCTGAGTATAACGCTCGACAAATAAGCCCCACGTTCAATGCGGAGTCTAACGCTCGGCATACACTCGCTCAGGCATACTAGCCTACTAGTGACAGGCCTCGTGCCACTTGTCAATGGTTAACCTCTCTTTTATATGAATTTGAATCAACATATAACATTATAACTGCACATGCACATCAGCCACCTCATCCTTAGCTGTGTCTTCGTCATAGAGTTCTTTGAAGGCCCAATCTTTATAGAACATCTTACACCTTGGAACAAGGATAGTAGCAAGCACCATGACATTGTTCTTTTCCTCTCAATATTTGTCGAATTTCTCCATCATAGCTTCTCCCATGGCCTTATAAATTGGATTCCTATGAGCCATGACTTTTCTCAATTCAATCTTGATACTCACAATGTGGGGGTGGAATATGTTTGATGTGGGACATGATTGTGCTGAAAAGGAGATAGTTACTTGAGAAAGGAAAAGAGCATTGGCTCAATACGCTCATACATCTTTCTTTCATCACTTGTAGGCTTCCACTTATAGTTGAGATCCGTCATGCCATAATCTTTCAATTCCTCTCTATATGGACAGACAGTAACTATCATCTTGTAGGTTGAACTCCACCTTGTACAAACATCTAGGGTCAAATGAGAACCGATAGTGAGAGCTAAACCCCTGCAAATCTCAACAATCATGTGGAAGCGAATAATTGACTTCTTGAAGTACTTCACTGTCTCCCTCAAATTTGTTATCAAATTAGTCATACATGTTGTCCCATCTTGCTCCACCTAGTTGATGATATGTGCACAACACCAGACATGGAAATAAACCTCCTCAAATTGTTTGCAACACCGGAAaattaagtttgaattcaaatctttAGCGGCGACATCATATTTTGATGCATTATCTAGTGTGATGGAAAACACCTTATTCTCTATCTTCCAATCAGTCACGCAGTCCCAAATAGTATCCGCAATCACATGTCTAGAGTGAGGTGGGTACAATTCCACGAAAGCAAGAACATAGATATGCTTCTTCCAATCTGTATGTATATAGCGTGCCACCACACACATAGCTATGGTTTGATTGCTAGTCCACAAATTTGTAATAAGACTAATGTAGTCCACTATTTGAGTGCTACTTTAAGCCTCTCCTTTTATTTCTTGTAGACCCCCATGCACCCATCTCTGATTGCATTTCTTGCCATGGTTGTATAGAGTGGATCCAAGTACTCCAAAATAATGTTGAAGCACTCATTTTTAACCATTCTGAATCAGTACTCATGGACCATTATAATTTTAGCAAGGAGCTCCTTAACCATAGCTTGGACATGTCATCATCATgggcatacaagttatcatcttcATGATTCTCATTGGGAGCACTGACATCTTCGTTCCCCCTCCTCAAATTTCTGGGTTCCCTTCCTCGCCATCATCGATCTCCTCTTCCTGTACGACAATTTCATATATAATTTCATCAAATCTGAACCCGTTTGCATATATCATTTGCATCTAATCTGAACATCATTTTCGTACACCAAACATTAAAATAGAACATCACTGCATATGCATCAAATCTGAACATAAATTTGTATCAATTTACGTCATAGCAGCATTTGCATCAATTTACTAGTACGCTCGGCATACTAAAAACATGGCAAcaggtaaaccctggtgaattcggatatAACTGTTTGAGGCGATCATTTTGATAGGTTATTCATTTTTttaccgacgtcgtatgcaaaagataaTGACATTTTACTGagaaataattttttttgcaaaaaaagtcaaattcaaatttattaatttttcctaatagcaggttgcgtaacatacatgaatcGCAAACGATTTTACTTTTGATTTTTTATTATCATTTACTGCCATTCATTTGAGGGAAAAAAGGCCATCGGCACAGGCTAGGGCGTGCATGGAAGGAAAAAAAAGTTTAGGGCTTGTGCCGACGGCTTGGCTATCGGCATAGGGAGAGAGTAAAACAAAATTCACGGCGTCACCTCACCGTCACGGCGGAGACCCCTGTCCTGACGGCTTTCCTGTGTCGATGACCTTTTTTTTGCTGACGGTGGCCGTCCGCACAAACTCTCCTGTGTCGATGACTTTGATATGCCGATGGCCTTCTTTGTTGTCTGCCATGTTCGAGACCTGTGTTGATGATcccgataaaaagccgtcggcacaggttttGACCATCAGAACTTGACGGTTTCCTGTAGTGACAGACGCATTTGCGCATGGTGCGGACGCTGACCCTGCTACATGCATGACACGCACCcgcgtctgaattttgcctagttCGTGTGCTTCTACTAGAGTTTGAGTGTGAGTGCATGTGGCTACAGTAATTAACATGTGCGTGTGGCTGATATTATAGAGTAGTTGATGGATCTAGGATTTTGACAAAGGGTATGCCGCATAAAAATTTTAGTGTGCAAGATTTGATCTTATATCATATAAAGTACTCTCTCCGTCCCATGAGAGATGTCtgaatttgtttaaatttaaatgtatctagacactaaatagcatgtagatacatctaaaatttgacaaatctcagacatgtttgatgagatggagggagtagaaaTAATGATTATGAAATataccaaaataaataaatacaaaGAGATTTCCCATTATAACCGAAAGTTAAATTGTTAGACACATGCAGGGTCAATGAGGCGTTCTAATATTGAACTAAATTCTCGCCGTTGCCTCCAACCTAAATTTCCTAAGTATACGACCGCGGGATATTCATTTGATCAACACTACAAGATACACTTAGATCGTAGTACTAAAATAATCAACAACATATGTAAAAAAAATCTGGTAGAAAACTACAATGGAACAAAAAAACTTATCATCACTCCTGGTTCacaacgggctttagtcccggttgtggaaccgggactaaataagcgcgactaaagccaggactaaaggtccatccacgtgggtTTCGTCCGTCAGGACGAAAAATGTCCCCAGtaaatttttttctaatttttctcACTCCACGTTTTTTCTAATTTTtcataatttttattattttagttatttgcatagtttagtctctatctctactacacTTATCTCGTAATTagatactcgtggtcaaacttcccgctcggtcacccatcctcccactactctagcactagcacgcttaacttccgagtttcaTTTCGTTCtgtatccaagtgcttcgcgcgcatgcatgtgatagtagtatcatatcaatcctattaacatgttggtcgatgtcacatttatttattgtttgaatttcaaataattcttttaataaacaaaagttatgatgtaataataatcttgaataaataaataaacattaacttttaatTATTAAAAAACCTGGAAAACCCTTTAGTTCCggacctttagttccggttggtgtccccaaccgggactaaagatgtctgcGCCGGTCGCAGCCCACCATAGCCTTTTAGTCCTGGTTGGTGGAGCATTAGTCTCAGTTCACCTGCAGAACCGGGAGTAAAGAcccattagtcccgggtcaaagtatttggagactaatgggttgggatggaaggccTTATTT contains the following coding sequences:
- the LOC124675479 gene encoding transcription factor MYB93-like produces the protein MGRPPCCDGNGLKKGPWTTEEDQKLTDYIDKQGRGSWRQLPKLAGLNRCGKSCRLRWTNYLRPDIKRGKFSHEEEQTILRLHSILGNKWAAITKHLPGRTDNEIKNFWNTHLRKKLVQMGCDPTTHQPRDDLLAALPQLIALANLGRLVDDHTARQLQSYAVQAAKLDYLKSLLQSAATIATSPSSSGSISTITTDLQWMGLLSASQSSSLSSPRTMEGTDYQGLVTGQLPDIHIPGTGSSFFQQPITNGSIQNLGYTANSGEGENSFPALPDFSISNLVGACSTSGGDAESNSSQLPIWSDSYFDQFMTELA